The following coding sequences lie in one Oceanicola sp. 502str15 genomic window:
- a CDS encoding lytic murein transglycosylase, translating to MNRRGFLISTAATGLLSACGGPGGFDAVAPSAPDPAMRPVANAGFDAWVSGFKGRAVSAGINQGVVDRAFARAGFIPGVIERDRNQAEFKRSFEDYLSLVASEKKVAMGRSAFASQRGRLNAIEAKYGVPAEICCAIWGVESTYGTRRGDIPVISACATLAYEGRRGAFFEKQLIAALKILQAGDTTPERMVGSWAGAMGHTQFIPTSFQLFAVDFTGDGRRDIWSDDPSDALASTAAYLARNGWRRGERWGSETTSGGLQPDPGGPRFAVGHNFNVIKRYNNSDNYALAVGYLSDRIAGRGGLQAEFGPDRYGLTQRQRMALQEGLTRAGFDAGTPDGVLGNKTAAAIRGYQQANGLPVTGEPSLSLLQRLA from the coding sequence ATGAACAGGCGCGGATTCCTGATTTCCACAGCGGCAACGGGGCTTTTGAGCGCCTGCGGCGGACCGGGCGGCTTTGACGCCGTCGCGCCCTCCGCCCCCGATCCGGCCATGCGCCCGGTGGCCAACGCGGGCTTTGACGCCTGGGTTTCGGGCTTCAAGGGCCGGGCGGTGAGCGCGGGCATCAACCAGGGCGTGGTCGACCGCGCCTTCGCGCGGGCCGGCTTCATCCCCGGCGTCATCGAGCGCGACCGCAACCAGGCCGAGTTCAAGCGCAGCTTCGAGGATTACCTTTCGCTGGTCGCCTCCGAGAAGAAGGTGGCAATGGGCCGCTCGGCCTTTGCCTCCCAGCGCGGGCGGCTCAATGCGATCGAGGCGAAATACGGCGTTCCCGCCGAGATCTGCTGTGCGATCTGGGGCGTCGAGAGCACCTATGGCACCCGGCGCGGCGATATTCCGGTGATCTCGGCCTGCGCCACGCTGGCCTATGAGGGGCGGCGCGGGGCCTTCTTCGAGAAGCAGCTGATCGCGGCGCTGAAAATCCTTCAGGCGGGCGACACCACGCCCGAGCGGATGGTGGGCAGCTGGGCGGGCGCGATGGGCCACACCCAGTTCATCCCCACCAGCTTCCAGCTCTTCGCGGTGGATTTCACCGGCGATGGGCGGCGCGACATCTGGAGCGACGACCCCTCCGATGCGCTCGCCTCCACCGCCGCCTACCTCGCCAGGAACGGCTGGCGGCGCGGCGAGCGCTGGGGCAGCGAAACCACCAGCGGCGGCCTCCAGCCCGACCCGGGCGGCCCGCGCTTTGCGGTGGGGCACAACTTCAACGTCATCAAGCGCTACAACAACTCCGACAACTACGCCCTCGCGGTGGGCTACCTCAGCGACCGGATCGCCGGACGCGGCGGGTTGCAGGCCGAGTTTGGCCCCGACCGCTACGGCCTGACCCAGCGCCAGCGGATGGCCCTGCAGGAGGGGCTGACGCGGGCGGGCTTCGATGCGGGCACGCCCGACGGGGTGCTCGGCAACAAGACCGCCGCCGCGATCCGCGGCTATCAGCAGGCCAACGGGCTGCCGGTGACGGGAGAGCCCTCGCTCTCCCTGTTGCAGCGGCTCGCCTGA
- a CDS encoding flavodoxin family protein — MRALIFNTTLKKNPEESHTKLLLNAVGNILAGEGVEVEHVHLLSHEVPPGVYPDMTEHGWARDDWPMLWEKVKAANILVVGTPLWLGEESSVCRVLIERLYAMSGELNDKGQSIYYGKVGGCVVTGNEDGIKHAAMTVGFALNHLGLTIPPQADCGWIGEAGPGPSYGDEMEDGSRAGFDNAFTRRNTTIMAWNLLHLARLLAGGIPNAGNDRRELGEGVEIDHDNPEYRS, encoded by the coding sequence ATGCGCGCGCTGATCTTCAACACCACACTCAAGAAGAACCCCGAGGAGAGCCACACCAAGCTGTTGCTGAACGCGGTGGGCAACATCCTTGCGGGCGAGGGGGTTGAGGTGGAACATGTGCACCTGCTCTCTCACGAGGTGCCACCGGGGGTTTACCCGGACATGACCGAGCACGGCTGGGCGCGGGACGACTGGCCGATGCTCTGGGAGAAGGTGAAGGCGGCCAATATCCTCGTGGTCGGCACGCCGCTTTGGCTGGGCGAGGAAAGCTCCGTCTGCCGGGTGCTGATCGAGCGGCTCTACGCCATGTCAGGCGAGCTGAACGACAAGGGCCAGTCGATCTATTACGGCAAGGTCGGGGGCTGCGTGGTGACGGGCAATGAAGACGGCATCAAGCACGCAGCGATGACCGTTGGCTTCGCGCTCAACCACCTCGGGCTGACCATTCCGCCGCAGGCCGATTGCGGCTGGATCGGCGAGGCCGGGCCGGGGCCGAGCTATGGCGACGAGATGGAAGATGGCAGCCGGGCGGGCTTCGACAACGCTTTCACAAGGCGCAACACCACGATCATGGCGTGGAATCTGCTGCATCTGGCGCGGCTGCTGGCGGGCGGTATTCCGAATGCGGGCAACGACCGGCGCGAGCTGGGCGAGGGCGTGGAGATCGACCATGACAACCCGGAGTATCGCTCATGA
- a CDS encoding crotonase/enoyl-CoA hydratase family protein — translation MSTTRIEIDPRGVATLWLARPEKHNALSAQLIDEIHGAIERLGADPAVRVVVLAGEGRSFCAGGDLGWMQEQMAADGETRASEAWRLAEMLGAINACPKPVVGRIHGNAFGGGVGMACVCDVAVAVEGASFGFTETRLGLIPATIGPYVLARMGEAMARRVFMSARIFDAAEALRLGVVARTVPEAELDAAVEAEVAPYLACAPGAVAEAKALALKLGAAPSDAEVEASVEALVTRWESPEAGEGIAAFFAKRKAAWMA, via the coding sequence GTGAGCACGACACGAATTGAGATCGACCCACGCGGCGTGGCCACGCTCTGGCTGGCCCGCCCGGAAAAACACAACGCCCTCTCGGCGCAACTGATCGACGAGATCCACGGCGCCATCGAACGCCTCGGGGCCGACCCCGCCGTGCGCGTGGTGGTGCTGGCGGGCGAGGGGCGCAGCTTCTGCGCCGGCGGCGACCTTGGCTGGATGCAGGAGCAGATGGCCGCCGACGGCGAAACCCGGGCGTCCGAGGCCTGGCGGCTGGCCGAAATGCTCGGCGCGATCAACGCCTGCCCCAAGCCGGTGGTGGGCCGCATCCATGGCAATGCATTCGGCGGCGGGGTGGGGATGGCCTGCGTCTGCGACGTGGCGGTGGCGGTGGAGGGGGCCAGCTTCGGCTTCACCGAAACCCGCCTCGGGCTGATCCCGGCCACCATCGGCCCCTACGTGCTGGCGCGGATGGGCGAGGCGATGGCACGCCGGGTCTTCATGAGCGCAAGGATCTTCGACGCCGCTGAGGCCCTGCGCCTCGGGGTGGTGGCCAGAACGGTGCCCGAAGCCGAGCTCGACGCGGCCGTCGAAGCCGAGGTCGCACCCTATCTCGCCTGCGCCCCCGGTGCGGTGGCCGAGGCCAAGGCGCTGGCCCTCAAGCTCGGCGCCGCCCCCTCGGATGCCGAGGTGGAGGCGAGTGTCGAGGCGCTGGTGACACGCTGGGAAAGCCCCGAGGCGGGGGAGGGCATCGCCGCCTTCTTCGCCAAGCGCAAAGCCGCATGGATGGCCTGA
- a CDS encoding acyl-CoA dehydrogenase family protein: MFAGQLKFDLGDEVAALREMVHRFAQERIRPMAGDIDAQNAFPPALWRELGDLGLLGVTVPEEFGGADMGYLAHAVAVEEIARASASVSLSYGAHSNLCVNQINLNGSPEQKARYLPGLVNGTQVGALAMSEAGAGSDVVSMKLKAEKRNDHYRLNGNKYWITNGPDADTLVVYAKTDPETGSKGITAFLIEKTMTGFSTSKHFDKLGMRGSNTAELVFEDVEVPFENVLGEEGGGVRVLMSGLDYERVVLAAIGPGIIAACLDEVMPYMAERKQFGKPIGSFQLMQGKIADMYVALNSSRAYVYEVAKACDRGEVTRADAAACCLYASEQAMVQAHQAVQAMGGAGFLADAPVARLFRDAKLMEIGAGTSEIRRMLVGRELMGAM, translated from the coding sequence ATGTTTGCAGGACAGTTGAAGTTCGACCTCGGCGACGAAGTGGCGGCGTTGCGCGAAATGGTGCATCGCTTCGCGCAGGAGCGCATCCGCCCCATGGCGGGCGACATCGACGCCCAGAACGCGTTTCCGCCCGCGCTGTGGCGCGAGCTTGGCGATCTCGGCCTTCTCGGCGTGACCGTGCCCGAAGAGTTCGGCGGGGCAGACATGGGCTATCTCGCCCATGCCGTCGCGGTCGAGGAGATCGCCCGCGCCTCGGCCTCGGTCTCGCTCAGCTACGGGGCACATTCCAACCTCTGCGTGAACCAGATCAACCTGAACGGCTCGCCCGAGCAGAAGGCCAGGTACCTGCCTGGCCTCGTGAACGGCACCCAGGTCGGGGCGCTGGCGATGAGCGAGGCAGGGGCAGGCTCCGACGTGGTCTCGATGAAGCTCAAGGCCGAAAAGCGCAACGATCACTACCGCCTCAACGGCAACAAGTACTGGATCACCAACGGCCCCGACGCCGACACGCTGGTGGTCTATGCCAAGACCGACCCGGAGACGGGCTCCAAGGGCATCACCGCCTTCCTGATCGAAAAGACCATGACCGGCTTTTCCACCTCCAAGCATTTCGACAAGCTCGGAATGCGCGGCTCCAACACCGCCGAGCTGGTGTTCGAGGATGTCGAAGTGCCCTTCGAGAACGTGCTGGGCGAGGAGGGCGGGGGCGTGCGCGTGCTGATGAGCGGCCTCGATTACGAGCGCGTGGTGCTGGCCGCCATCGGCCCCGGCATCATCGCCGCATGTCTCGACGAGGTGATGCCCTACATGGCCGAGCGCAAGCAGTTCGGCAAACCCATCGGAAGCTTCCAGCTCATGCAGGGCAAGATCGCCGACATGTACGTGGCCCTGAATTCGTCGCGTGCCTATGTCTACGAGGTCGCCAAGGCCTGCGACCGGGGCGAGGTCACGCGCGCCGATGCGGCGGCCTGCTGCCTCTATGCCTCCGAGCAGGCCATGGTGCAGGCCCATCAGGCGGTGCAGGCCATGGGCGGCGCGGGCTTTCTGGCCGATGCCCCGGTGGCGCGGCTGTTCCGCGATGCCAAGCTGATGGAGATCGGCGCGGGCACCTCCGAGATCCGGCGGATGCTGGTGGGGCGGGAACTGATGGGGGCGATGTGA
- a CDS encoding carboxyl transferase domain-containing protein, whose translation MKITSQLSAKSEDFTANRAASEAALARARAAAEAAALGGGEKSRARHTGRGKMLPRDRVAGLLDPGSPFLEVGATAAHGMYEGAAPAAGMIAGVGRVKGREVMVLANDATVKGGTYYPMSVKKHLRAQEIAEACRLPCIYLVDSGGANLPNQDEVFPDRDHFGRIFYNQAQMSAKGIAQIAVVMGSCTAGGAYVPAMSDVSIIVKEQGTIFLAGPPLVKAATGEVVSAEELGGGDVHTRLSGVADMLAEDDAHALALARQAVGSLEGYSGAGAASALQPPEAPLYDPEEILGIVPADPRQPWDIREVIARVVDGSRFDEFKPRYGETLVCGFAHVEGMPCGVIANNGVLFSESAVKGAHFVELCSQRRIPLVFLQNITGFMVGRKYENEGIARHGAKLVTAVATTAVPKITLLVGGSFGAGNYGMAGRAYSPRFLWTWPTSRISVMGGAQAAGVLATVKRDAIERGGGSWSEEEEAAFKQPVLDQFEVQSDPLYASARLWDDGIIDPRKSRDVLALSLRAALNAPIEETRFGVFRM comes from the coding sequence ATGAAGATCACATCCCAGCTCTCCGCGAAGTCGGAGGATTTCACCGCCAACCGCGCCGCATCCGAGGCCGCCCTTGCCCGCGCCCGCGCGGCGGCGGAGGCGGCGGCTCTGGGCGGGGGCGAAAAGTCCCGCGCCCGCCACACCGGCCGGGGCAAGATGCTGCCCCGCGACCGGGTGGCCGGGCTGCTCGACCCGGGCAGCCCCTTCCTCGAGGTCGGCGCCACGGCGGCCCATGGCATGTACGAGGGCGCCGCGCCCGCGGCCGGCATGATCGCCGGGGTCGGCCGGGTGAAGGGCCGCGAGGTCATGGTGCTGGCCAATGACGCCACGGTGAAGGGCGGCACCTACTATCCGATGTCGGTCAAGAAGCACCTGCGCGCACAGGAGATCGCCGAGGCCTGCCGCTTGCCCTGCATTTACCTCGTCGACAGCGGCGGCGCGAACCTGCCCAACCAGGACGAGGTCTTTCCCGACCGCGACCACTTCGGCCGGATCTTCTACAACCAGGCGCAGATGAGCGCCAAGGGCATCGCCCAGATCGCGGTGGTGATGGGCTCCTGCACGGCAGGCGGGGCCTATGTGCCGGCCATGTCGGATGTGTCGATCATCGTGAAGGAGCAGGGCACCATCTTCCTTGCCGGCCCGCCGCTGGTGAAGGCGGCAACGGGCGAGGTGGTGAGTGCCGAGGAGCTCGGCGGCGGCGATGTGCACACCCGCCTCTCGGGCGTGGCCGACATGCTGGCCGAGGATGACGCCCACGCGCTGGCCCTGGCGCGCCAGGCGGTCGGCTCGCTCGAAGGCTACAGCGGTGCCGGGGCGGCCTCCGCCCTCCAGCCACCCGAAGCCCCGCTCTACGACCCCGAGGAAATCCTCGGCATCGTCCCGGCAGACCCGCGCCAGCCCTGGGACATCCGCGAGGTCATCGCCCGCGTGGTAGACGGCTCCCGCTTCGACGAGTTCAAACCCCGCTATGGCGAAACCCTTGTCTGCGGCTTTGCCCATGTCGAGGGCATGCCCTGCGGCGTCATCGCCAACAACGGCGTGCTGTTTTCCGAGAGCGCGGTGAAGGGCGCCCATTTCGTCGAGCTCTGCTCCCAGCGCCGGATTCCGCTGGTCTTCCTGCAGAACATCACCGGCTTCATGGTCGGCCGGAAATACGAGAACGAGGGCATCGCCCGCCACGGCGCCAAGCTGGTCACCGCCGTCGCCACCACCGCGGTGCCCAAGATCACCCTCCTCGTCGGCGGCTCCTTCGGGGCGGGCAACTACGGCATGGCCGGGCGCGCCTATTCGCCCCGCTTCCTGTGGACATGGCCCACCTCGCGCATCTCCGTCATGGGCGGGGCGCAGGCCGCCGGGGTGCTCGCCACCGTCAAGCGCGACGCCATCGAACGCGGCGGCGGCAGCTGGAGCGAGGAGGAGGAGGCCGCCTTCAAGCAGCCCGTCCTCGACCAGTTCGAGGTGCAGTCAGACCCGCTCTACGCCTCCGCCCGGCTCTGGGATGATGGCATCATCGACCCGCGCAAGAGCCGCGATGTGCTGGCGCTCTCCCTCCGGGCAGCGCTAAACGCCCCCATCGAAGAGACGCGCTTTGGCGTCTTCCGCATGTGA
- a CDS encoding EcsC family protein, with amino-acid sequence MSGTGDLPDRDRRMEAALTAAMAEQKKYEDKRYSRLGRGAEKATAPLGGLLRRVVPSGVLRRALVLADRGAGLTLPAVSHDTDDLAACDAAALRVQGWSAGTGAASGGAAGWFGGLGMTLDIPATISLAARTVRATGASYGFVGEGEEELVFRLMVLELATVRGLEGRKESLGKVNQLARELQSPEVRYVLEKGADWVVDKVVDRVARGLGTDLLKRKAAQVVPLAGAAIGAGVNASFQTDVSRAARYGFRLRWLMHRQLLPAPEENA; translated from the coding sequence GTGAGCGGCACCGGTGATCTCCCCGACCGCGACCGCCGTATGGAGGCGGCGCTGACGGCCGCCATGGCCGAGCAAAAGAAATACGAGGACAAGCGCTACTCCCGCCTCGGGCGCGGGGCCGAGAAGGCCACCGCCCCGCTCGGCGGGCTGCTGCGCCGGGTGGTGCCCTCGGGCGTGCTGCGCCGCGCCCTCGTTCTGGCCGATCGCGGCGCCGGGCTGACCCTGCCCGCCGTCTCCCACGACACCGACGACCTCGCCGCCTGCGACGCCGCCGCGCTGCGGGTGCAGGGCTGGTCGGCAGGCACCGGCGCCGCCTCGGGCGGGGCCGCGGGCTGGTTCGGCGGCCTCGGCATGACCCTCGACATCCCCGCCACCATCAGCCTCGCCGCCCGCACCGTGCGCGCCACCGGCGCGTCCTACGGCTTTGTGGGGGAGGGCGAGGAGGAGCTGGTGTTCCGCCTCATGGTGCTCGAACTCGCCACGGTGCGCGGGCTCGAGGGGCGCAAGGAAAGCCTCGGCAAGGTCAACCAGCTTGCCCGCGAACTGCAAAGCCCCGAGGTGCGCTACGTGCTCGAGAAGGGCGCCGACTGGGTGGTCGACAAGGTGGTCGACCGCGTCGCCCGCGGCCTCGGCACCGACCTCCTCAAGCGCAAGGCGGCCCAGGTGGTGCCGCTCGCAGGCGCCGCCATCGGCGCCGGGGTCAACGCCAGCTTTCAGACCGACGTTTCACGGGCGGCCCGCTACGGCTTTCGCCTGCGCTGGCTGATGCACCGCCAGCTCCTGCCCGCTCCAGAGGAAAACGCATGA
- a CDS encoding lysozyme inhibitor LprI family protein has product MRYLMRLAGLAAAVAMMLAAPPAMAQELSFDPLLIEECEEGRPELAERAQCIGTAANACMENTEGGGSTMGMNGCLEAEWQYWDGRLNAHYREAMARAKAFDADMATAENGLLSTADTLRDMQRAWIAFRDAKCDFIRAQWTGGTGQGPAMLSCLMDETGRQALWLQLHGNNL; this is encoded by the coding sequence ATGCGATACCTCATGAGGCTGGCAGGTCTGGCGGCGGCGGTTGCGATGATGCTGGCGGCGCCGCCTGCCATGGCGCAGGAACTCTCTTTCGATCCGCTTCTGATCGAGGAGTGCGAGGAAGGCCGCCCCGAACTGGCCGAGCGCGCGCAATGCATCGGCACGGCGGCCAATGCCTGCATGGAAAACACCGAGGGCGGCGGCTCGACCATGGGCATGAACGGCTGCCTCGAGGCCGAGTGGCAATACTGGGACGGCCGACTTAACGCCCATTACCGCGAAGCCATGGCACGGGCGAAGGCCTTCGATGCCGACATGGCCACCGCCGAAAACGGTCTGCTCTCCACCGCCGACACCCTGCGCGACATGCAGCGCGCCTGGATCGCCTTCCGCGATGCCAAATGCGACTTCATCCGCGCGCAATGGACCGGCGGCACAGGGCAGGGGCCTGCCATGCTCTCCTGCCTGATGGACGAGACCGGGCGGCAGGCACTCTGGCTGCAACTGCACGGAAACAACCTGTGA
- a CDS encoding SH3 domain-containing protein — protein MRAGPGTGQPVTHVLRARQAVEVLDCATPRWCRVQSAGRLGWVNRKYLRAAPKAPRSTLSTMSASKGTHPHGALSLPAPCAEAPASPSSAQPAPAGPTWPPASGVPRSPGRSAQTAIASTRRAPSPSS, from the coding sequence ATGCGCGCCGGTCCCGGCACCGGCCAGCCCGTCACCCATGTGCTGCGCGCGCGTCAGGCGGTCGAGGTGCTCGACTGCGCCACGCCGCGCTGGTGCCGGGTGCAGAGCGCCGGCAGACTCGGCTGGGTCAACCGCAAATATCTCCGCGCCGCCCCCAAGGCTCCCCGCAGCACCCTCTCCACCATGTCCGCCAGCAAGGGCACCCATCCCCACGGCGCTCTCTCTCTACCCGCGCCCTGCGCCGAAGCACCGGCCTCACCGTCATCGGCGCAACCGGCACCAGCCGGTCCGACGTGGCCGCCAGCATCCGGGGTGCCGAGATCACCGGGGCGCTCGGCGCAAACAGCTATCGCGTCGACCCGCAGGGCGCCGTCACCGTCTTCATGA
- a CDS encoding glutathione S-transferase family protein: MIRLHHCHQTRSMRVLWLLNELGVDFDLVVHPFDKSLRDPSYLALNPAGRVPALEIDGEVWFESGAIIELLCERYPGPGLGRAPGEAERADWLIWLHFAETASQHIAALTQQHIMLYDDTMRSPVVMKLEAARLGKCFAALDARLSDRSYLLNSGFSAADVAVGQSVYMGRRFVSLEAFPALSDWWARLETREAFAASLPPKGTQSLYSKEFYAPW; encoded by the coding sequence ATGATCCGCCTGCACCATTGCCACCAGACCCGCTCCATGCGGGTGCTCTGGCTGCTCAACGAGCTCGGCGTCGACTTCGACCTCGTGGTGCACCCCTTCGACAAGTCCCTGCGCGACCCGTCTTACCTCGCCCTCAACCCAGCGGGCCGGGTGCCCGCGCTGGAGATCGACGGCGAAGTCTGGTTCGAATCCGGCGCCATCATCGAGCTGCTCTGCGAGCGCTACCCCGGCCCCGGCCTCGGTCGTGCCCCGGGCGAGGCCGAGCGGGCCGACTGGCTGATCTGGCTGCACTTCGCCGAAACCGCCAGCCAGCACATCGCCGCGCTCACCCAGCAGCACATCATGCTCTACGACGACACCATGCGCAGCCCGGTGGTGATGAAGCTCGAGGCCGCGCGCCTCGGCAAGTGCTTCGCCGCGCTCGACGCCCGGCTTTCGGACCGGAGCTACCTGCTGAACAGCGGCTTCTCCGCCGCCGACGTGGCTGTTGGGCAATCCGTCTACATGGGCCGGCGCTTCGTCTCGCTTGAGGCCTTCCCCGCGCTATCGGACTGGTGGGCACGGCTCGAAACCCGCGAGGCCTTCGCCGCATCGCTGCCCCCCAAGGGCACGCAATCGCTCTACAGCAAGGAGTTCTACGCGCCGTGGTGA
- a CDS encoding acetyl/propionyl/methylcrotonyl-CoA carboxylase subunit alpha — protein MFDKILIANRGEIACRVIDTCRRLGVKTVAVYSQADADARHVAMADEAVLIGPAASSLSYLDIAKVVQAAQDTGAQAVHPGYGFLSENPDFVEALDKAGVTFIGPSAQAIRAMGLKDAAKARMVKAGVPVVPGYHGESQDPGKLEAEAAQIGYPVLIKAVAGGGGRGMRLVEAPRDFEEALESARIEALGAFGNGDVLIEKYIQHPRHIEVQVFGDGTRAVHLFERDCSLQRRHQKVIEEAPAPGMTAEVRAAMGEAAVKAAEAIGYKGAGTVEFIVDGAGGLRPDGFWFMEMNTRLQVEHPVSEEITGIDLVEWQLRVASGEPLPAQQNDLRITGHAMEARLYAEDVPAGFLPATGRLERLVFGPGRVDTGVREGDTISPHYDPMIAKLTCHGATRAEARAALAEGLAATQVAGVVTNLGFLGRLIDHAAFRSGDVETGLIARDLEALTAPCETPELLALAALAALGLNAPAPGEGFALWEPLGWPVALLRGEARIEGRVSALGGGAYRVEIGGADLRAERAASGWRVEGRSMTAGAELIAGRVHLFGAEPMVFDLPDPLAAGAEAAGEGALLAPMPGVVRSLHVRKGETVRAGDRLAVMEAMKMEHVMRAPHDGVVAELGVAAGDQLEAGALIVRIEAEA, from the coding sequence ATGTTTGACAAGATCCTGATCGCCAACCGGGGCGAGATCGCCTGCCGCGTGATCGACACCTGCCGCAGGCTCGGGGTGAAAACCGTCGCGGTCTACTCTCAGGCCGATGCCGATGCCCGCCATGTGGCCATGGCCGACGAGGCGGTGCTGATCGGCCCCGCGGCCTCGTCGCTGAGCTATCTCGACATCGCCAAGGTGGTGCAGGCCGCGCAGGACACCGGCGCACAGGCAGTGCACCCGGGCTACGGCTTCCTGAGCGAAAACCCCGACTTCGTGGAGGCGCTCGACAAGGCCGGCGTCACCTTCATCGGGCCGAGCGCGCAGGCAATCCGCGCGATGGGCCTGAAGGACGCCGCCAAGGCCCGGATGGTGAAGGCAGGCGTGCCGGTCGTGCCCGGCTACCACGGCGAAAGCCAGGACCCCGGCAAGCTCGAGGCCGAGGCCGCCCAGATCGGCTACCCGGTCCTGATCAAGGCGGTGGCGGGCGGCGGCGGGCGCGGCATGCGTCTGGTCGAAGCACCGCGCGACTTCGAGGAAGCGCTGGAATCCGCCCGCATCGAGGCGCTGGGCGCCTTCGGCAACGGCGACGTGCTGATCGAGAAATATATCCAGCACCCGCGCCACATCGAGGTGCAGGTCTTCGGCGACGGCACCCGCGCGGTGCATCTCTTCGAGCGCGACTGCTCGCTGCAACGCCGCCACCAGAAGGTGATCGAGGAGGCCCCCGCGCCGGGCATGACCGCGGAGGTCCGCGCCGCCATGGGCGAGGCGGCGGTCAAGGCCGCCGAGGCCATCGGCTACAAGGGCGCAGGCACGGTCGAGTTCATCGTCGACGGGGCAGGCGGGCTCCGGCCCGATGGCTTCTGGTTCATGGAAATGAACACCCGCCTTCAGGTCGAACATCCCGTCAGCGAAGAGATCACCGGCATCGACCTCGTGGAATGGCAGCTCCGCGTGGCCTCGGGCGAGCCTCTGCCCGCGCAGCAAAACGACCTGCGCATCACCGGCCACGCCATGGAGGCCCGCCTCTACGCCGAGGATGTGCCCGCAGGCTTCCTGCCCGCCACCGGGCGGCTCGAACGGCTCGTCTTCGGGCCGGGCCGGGTCGATACCGGGGTGCGCGAGGGCGACACCATCAGCCCCCATTACGACCCGATGATCGCCAAGCTCACCTGCCATGGCGCCACCCGCGCCGAGGCCCGCGCCGCGCTGGCCGAGGGGCTGGCCGCAACGCAGGTGGCCGGGGTCGTCACCAACCTCGGCTTCCTCGGGCGCCTGATCGACCATGCCGCCTTCCGCTCCGGCGATGTCGAGACCGGCCTGATCGCACGCGACCTCGAAGCCCTCACCGCGCCCTGCGAAACGCCCGAGCTTCTCGCGCTCGCCGCCCTCGCCGCGCTGGGCCTGAACGCGCCCGCGCCGGGCGAGGGCTTCGCGCTCTGGGAACCGCTCGGCTGGCCGGTCGCGCTGCTGCGGGGCGAGGCGCGCATCGAGGGCCGGGTCTCGGCGCTCGGGGGCGGGGCCTATCGCGTCGAGATCGGCGGCGCCGACCTGCGGGCCGAGCGCGCGGCCTCCGGCTGGCGCGTCGAGGGCCGCAGCATGACGGCCGGGGCCGAGCTGATCGCGGGCCGCGTGCACCTCTTCGGCGCCGAGCCGATGGTCTTCGATCTGCCCGATCCGCTGGCGGCAGGCGCCGAGGCGGCAGGCGAGGGGGCCCTGCTGGCGCCCATGCCCGGCGTGGTGCGCTCGCTCCACGTCCGCAAGGGCGAGACCGTCCGGGCGGGCGATCGGCTCGCCGTGATGGAGGCCATGAAGATGGAGCACGTCATGCGCGCCCCCCACGACGGTGTGGTGGCCGAGCTTGGCGTGGCGGCAGGCGACCAGCTCGAAGCCGGAGCGCTGATCGTGCGGATCGAGGCCGAGGCATGA
- a CDS encoding hydroxymethylglutaryl-CoA lyase produces MVKAEIFEVGPRDGLQNEAGVIGVAEKVALVDCLSRAGFARIEAASFVSPKWVPQMASSGEVMAGITPAPGVGYWALTPNLKGYERARAAGCDGVAVFAAATEGFSRANLNCSVAESLERFAPVMAAAGADGLPVRGYVSVVTDCPFEGEVDPGAVARVAGALRAMGCTEVSLGETLGRGLPERVDAMLAAVLGEVDAGQLAGHFHDTSGRALDNIEVALARGLRIFDAAVGGLGGCPYAPGAAGNVATEAVAERLAALGYDTGLDMDVVAEAAQMARAMRQQ; encoded by the coding sequence GTGGTGAAGGCAGAGATCTTCGAGGTCGGCCCGCGCGACGGGTTGCAGAACGAGGCCGGGGTGATCGGCGTGGCCGAGAAGGTGGCGCTGGTCGACTGCCTCTCCCGCGCCGGCTTCGCCCGGATCGAGGCGGCCAGTTTCGTGAGCCCCAAATGGGTGCCCCAGATGGCCAGCTCCGGCGAGGTGATGGCGGGCATCACCCCCGCACCCGGTGTCGGCTACTGGGCGCTGACCCCCAACCTCAAGGGCTACGAGCGCGCACGGGCGGCGGGCTGCGACGGGGTGGCGGTCTTCGCCGCCGCCACCGAGGGCTTCAGCCGCGCCAACCTCAATTGCTCCGTGGCCGAAAGCCTCGAGCGCTTCGCGCCGGTGATGGCGGCCGCCGGGGCCGATGGCCTGCCGGTGCGCGGCTATGTCTCCGTGGTCACCGATTGCCCCTTCGAGGGCGAGGTCGACCCCGGCGCGGTGGCGCGCGTGGCCGGGGCGCTGCGCGCGATGGGCTGCACCGAGGTCTCGCTGGGCGAAACCCTCGGGCGGGGCCTGCCCGAGCGGGTCGATGCCATGCTGGCGGCGGTGCTGGGCGAGGTGGACGCGGGGCAGCTCGCGGGCCACTTCCACGACACCTCCGGCCGCGCGCTGGACAACATCGAGGTGGCGCTGGCACGCGGCCTGCGCATCTTCGATGCGGCGGTCGGCGGCCTCGGCGGCTGCCCCTATGCGCCCGGCGCGGCAGGAAACGTGGCGACCGAGGCCGTGGCGGAGCGGCTCGCGGCGCTGGGATATGACACCGGGCTTGATATGGATGTGGTCGCGGAAGCGGCGCAGATGGCGCGGGCCATGCGGCAGCAGTGA